In Xyrauchen texanus isolate HMW12.3.18 chromosome 13, RBS_HiC_50CHRs, whole genome shotgun sequence, a single genomic region encodes these proteins:
- the LOC127654245 gene encoding glycerol-3-phosphate dehydrogenase, mitochondrial-like, whose product MAFRKAVKGTLIGGGAVAAAFGLSQFYEYKKNQARLAYVEAQGELKMLFKDALPTREEQLSTLQNTEEFDVLVVGGGATGAGCALDAVTRNLKTALVERSDFSSGTSSRSTKLIHGGVRYLQKAIMKLDYEQYMMVKEALHERANLLDIAPHLSAPLPIMLPVYKWWQLPYYWVGIKMYDLVAGSQCLKSSYVLSKSKALELFPMLKKDKLVGAIVYYDGQHNDARMNLAIALTAARHGASIANYTEVVHLLKKPDPTTDQEKVCGARCRDVITGQEFDIRAKCVINATGPFTDSLRKMDNQKAAKICQPSAGVHIVIPGYYSPENMGLLDPATSDGRVIFFLPWEKMTIAGTTDTPTEVTAHPIPMEDDINFILSEVRNYLSPDVEVRRGDVLAAWSGIRPLVTDPNSKDTQSICRNHIVNISDSGLITIAGGKWTTYRSMAEETLDAAVKAHNLSAGPSRTVGLLLEGGKDWTPTLYIRLVQDYGLENEVAQHLVATYGGRAFEVAKMARVTGKRWPIVGKRLVSEFPYIESEVQYAIKEYACTAIDVIARRTRLGFLNVQAADEALPRIVEIMGKELQWTEQKKKEELDEAKKFLHLEMGYKARSEQLSKTTEISLTPQEVARYKKRFYKFDKENKGFITTLDVQQVLERLSVQIDENALHEILNEVDLNKNGQVELDEFLQLMSAVQRGQISDSRLAILMKTVEEGLDLRGPVSVDRSGGGF is encoded by the exons ATGGCTTTCAGAAAAGCAGTGAAGGGGACCCTAATAGGGGGTGGAGCTGTCGCAGCAGCTTTTGGCCTGTCACAGTTCTATGAATACAAGAAGAATCAG GCTCGATTGGCCTATGTCGAGGCGCAGGGCGAGTTAAAGATGCTGTTTAAAGATGCTCTCCCGACAAGAGAGGAGCAGCTTTCAACGCTGCAAAACACAGAAGAGTTTGATGTTTTGGTGGTGGGGGGCGGAGCCACAGGTGCAGGATGTGCCTTAGATGCTGTCACACGGA ATCTGAAGACCGCCCTCGTAGAACGGAGCGATTTCTCATCGGGCACCAGCAGCAGAAGCACCAAGCTCATTCACGGAGGAGTTCGCTATCTGCAGAAAGCCATCATGAAACTAGATTATGAGCAG TACATGATGGTGAAAGAGGCCCTTCATGAACGTGCCAATCTTTTGGACATCGCCCCTCACCTGTCTGCCCCTTTACCCATAATGCTCCCTGTTTACAA GTGGTGGCAGCTGCCATATTACTGGGTTGGCATTAAGATGTATGACCTGGTGGCCGGATCACAATGTCTGAAGAGCAGCTACGTTCTGAGTAAGAGCAAAGCACTGGAGCTCTTTCCTATGCTGAAGAAAGACAAACTCGTAGGAGCCATTGTCTACTATGACG GACAGCACAATGATGCCCGTATGAACCTGGCCATCGCTCTCACAGCGGCACGTCATGGTGCTTCCATTGCTAATTATACAGAGGTGGTTCATCTGTTAAAGAAACCAGACCCTACAACAGACCAAGAGAAAGTATGTGGTGCCCGCTGCCGAGATGTGATCACAG GGCAGGAGTTTGACATTCGTGCCAAATGTGTCATCAACGCTACTGGCCCCTTCACTGACTCACTGCGCAAAATGGACAACCAGAAAGCTGCCAAAATCTGCCAGCCCAGTGCAGGAGTTCACATCGTCATCCCTGGATACTACAG CCCAGAAAACATGGGGCTGCTCGACCCTGCCACCAGCGATGGGCGTGTCATCTTCTTCCTGCCCTGGGAGAAGATGACTATCGCCGGGACGACGGACACGCCCACTGAAGTCACAGCCCATCCCATACCTATGGAGGATGACATCAACTTTATCCTGAGCGAAGTCCGGAATTACCTCAGCCCTGATGTGGAAG TGCGACGAGGGGATGTCCTGGCAGCCTGGAGTGGCATTCGTCCGCTGGTCACCGACCCCAACTCCAAAGACACACAGTCCATCTGTCGTAACCACATCGTCAACATCAGTGACAGTGGACTTATCACCATTGCGG GTGGGAAATGGACAACCTATCGCTCCATGGCCGAGGAGACGCTTGACGCAGCGGTAAAGGCTCATAACCTCTCGGCTGGGCCCAGCAGGACTGTCGGTCTGTTGCTGGAGGGTGGGAAGGACTGGACTCCCACCCTGTACATTCGCTTGGTTCAGGACTACGGCCTGGAGAACGAG GTTGCACAGCACCTGGTAGCCACCTACGGTGGGCGAGCTTTTGAAGTGGCCAAAATGGCCCGGGTGACTGGCAAAAGATGGCCCATAGTGGGGAAACGCCTTGTATCTGAATTTCCCTACATCGAGAGTGAG GTGCAGTACGCTATTAAGGAGTATGCATGTACAGCCATCGATGTGATCGCTCGCCGAACACGCCTGGGCTTTTTGAATGTACAGGCTGCAGATGAAGCTCTGCCACGTATAGTTGAGATCATGGGCAAAGAACTGCAGTGGacagaacaaaaaaagaaa GAAGAGCTGGATGAAGCAAAGAAGtttctgcatctagagatggGTTATAAAGCTCGCTCTGAGCAACTCAGCAAGACAACAGAGATCTCACTTACACCCCAAGAGGTGGCaag GTACAAAAAGCGCTTTTACAAATTTGATAAGGAGAATAAAGGCTTCATAACGACACTGGATGTCCAGCAGGTGCTAGAG AGACTCAGCGTCCAAATTGATGAGAATGCCCTCCATGAAATTCTCAATGAGGTTGACCTCAACAAAAATGGACAGGTGGAGCTTGATGAGTTTTTACAG CTCATGAGTGCGGTCCAGAGGGGGCAAATCTCTGACAGTCGTCTGGCCATCTTGATGAAGACGGTGGAGGAGGGGTTGGATCTGAGAGGACCAGTTTCGGTTGACCGTAGTGGAGGTGGATTTTGA